GGCGGCCGCGGCGGCCGGCCCGGTCCCGATGACGGTTGCGGCATGCGGGGCGGCTGCGACATGCAGGGAGGCCGCGGGATGCACCGTGGCGGCCAGGCTTGCGCTCCCGGCGCGTGTGACGGCGACGGCCCGCACGGGCCGCGCGGAGGGAATCGCTGACCAGGCGTGAAGCGGAGAGTGACGACCCGTGAACGACGACCAGCTCATGACGCGCATCGCCGCGGGCGAGGAGGCGGACTTCCGCCTCCTCGTCGAGCGCTGGGAGCGCCAGGTCCACGCCTTCCACTGGCGCATGACCGGGTCGCGCGAGGAGGCCGAGGACCTGACGCAGGACACGTTCCTGAAGGTCCACGCCCACGCCGGGAGCTACCGGCCCGAGGGCCGCTTCCAGAGCTGGCTGTTCCGCATCGCCGGCAACCTGGCGCGCAGCTGGGCGCGGCGGCGCAAGATCGTCGGCTGGGTTCGTTTCGATATCGACGTTCACGACCGGGCCGGGCACGGGCCCGCGCCCGACGCGGTCGTCGCGGGGGAGCAGCTGCGGCAGCGGCTCCAACGGGCTTTGGCGGGACTCCCGCCGCGTCAGCGTGAAGCGCTGGTGCTGCGGCGGTACCACGACCTGAGCCAGCGCGACATCGCCGCGGCGATGGGCACGAGCGAGGGTGCGGTCGAGTCCCTGCTGGTCAGGGCGCTGGACACGCTGCGCCGGGAACTCGCACCCGAACCAGGAGCAGGCTGATGAACCACATCGACACACGACTGACCGCCTGGCTGGGCGGAAGCCTCGACCGGGCCGCCCGCGAGGAGATCGAAGCGCATTGCGCGGCCTGCGAGGATTGCCGCCGGCTCCTCGCGCGGAGCGAAGCCGCCTGGAGCGCGCTGGGAGAGCTGACGGCCCCGGCGCCGGACCGCCCGGCCTGGGAGGGGATCGCCGCCGCCCTGCACCCGTTGCGGGAGCGGTCCGGCGCCAGGGACTGGCGCCGCTGGTCCTTCCCCGCAGCCGCGGCGGCGGCGCTGGTCTGCGGCGTCGTGCTGGGCGACCGGCTCGCCGGGGAACCGACCGGCGTGGCGCAGATCCTGACGCAGGACATCATCGCCGGCACGCTGCTGTCCGAGGACGCGGCCTCCGATCTCGACGGCCTGATCGCCACGGCTTGGTACGATCCCGCGCAAGGGGGAACACGATGAAGCGCCTGTTGCTGTTGCTGCTGCTGGTCTCCCTGGGTCTGAACGTCGGGCTCGGCCTGGCGCTGCGCCGGGTGCGCGACGACGCCTCGGCCGCGGTCGCGGCCTGCCGGTTCCGGGACGACGCCGGCCCGGGCGGCGGGATGCGGGGCGAGGGGCACGGGCAACCCCCGAATCGCCGTTTCGATCCCGAGCGCCACGGCCGGCTGCAGGAGCTGCGCGAGCGGATGCGCCCGCGCGTCGACGGCCTGCGCGACGAGGTCGAGACCGCCCGGCTGGCCCTGCGCGAGGCCCTGAACAGCCCCGAACTGGACCGGGCCGCGATCCTGCCGCTGGTGCGGGCCATGACGGCCGCCCAGGCCCGGCTCGACTCGACGGTCGCCGAGGCGCTCGTCGAGGATCTCGGCAGCATGACGGCCGAGGAGCGTCGCGAGTTCCTGAAGATGCTGCCCTGGGAGCGCGGCTCCCGCCCGCCCCGCTGAGGCGCCGCCCCCGCCGTCTCCTCTTGACAGGGAGCCGGCGGCGGCATTTAATTCTTGTTGCTCATTGCTTTCCGCGGCGCCCAGTCTCCATGCGGCCCTTGCGCCTTGACCGGCCGGAACCGGCGCCACGTCCCCACCCCGGCAGATCCCGATCCTCAAGCTGGCCGGCTGCCGTGTGTGTGTCCTCAGGGGGAATCCGAATGACGTCGAAGCGCATCCTCGTGTCCGCCGGCCTGGTGTTGCTGTTCGCCCTGCCCGGATGCCGATCCGCGCACGTGACCAGCGCCATCCTCTACATCGACCAGCAGATGTACCAGAAGGCGATCGACGTGCTGCACGAGGGCCTGGAATACAGCCCCGACGAGGCGGACGCCTTCTTCTACCTCGGCGAAGCGCACACCAAGCAGGCCGAGGAGAACGTGCGCGACAACGAGTTCCTCGCGGCCAAGCTCAACTACACCACCGCCTACGACTACTACCAGAAGGCGAAGGCCATGGACCCGACGCTGGCCGAGCGGGTCCAGGAGTCCCTGATGTACAGCTACGTGCTGCGCAACAACGACGCCAAGAACGAGTACCAGGGCCAGTACTACGAGGCCGCCGAGGGCCAGTTCCGGCTCGCCTACGCCTGCCTGCCCGACTCCATCGCCCCGATCAAGAACCTGGCGCGCATGAAGATCCAGCTCGCCACCGATTCCGGCGAGAACCAGGAGCTCTACACCGAGGCCCTGAACCTGCTCGACCAGGTGCTCGCCGAGAACCCCGGCGCCTACGAGCTGCTCTCGGACAAGGCCAACGTGCTGGGCAGGCTCGGCCGCAAGGACGAGGCCGCCGCGATCTACGACCAGCTGCTGGCCGACCATCCCGACGACGCCCCGCTGCTGATCGACATCGCGAACCTGTCGAAGGACCAGCGGCAGTTCGAGCGCTCCGCCGACCTGCTGGTCCGCGTGGTGGGGATCTACGAGTCCGACGACGACGTGGGCAACGACGAGGACGTCTACTTCCTCGTCCTGCAGGCGGCCGGCCTCTACAGTGGCATCGATGTGCACCGCTACGCCACGGCCCTGGACCTCTACGAGAAGGCCCTGCGCCTGGAGTCCGTGCCCGAAGAGGACACCCTGCTGCAGAAGCTGCAGATCCACTACAAGTACGGCGACGACCTGGATAAGGAGGCCGCCGCCGAGACCGACCCGACGCGCCAGGCCGAACTGCAGCGGCAGGCCCGCGAGCAGTTCGAGAAGGGCGTCAACACCGGCAACGCCCTGGTCGGGCAGTATTTCGAGAGCGTCAACGGCTTCTTCTACCTGGGCCTCTGCCACGGGAAGCTGGGCAACGAGGCCCTGATGAACGAAAACATGGCAACCTACCGGAAGCTGTCGGGCGAAAACTGACCCCCGACTCGCGGCCGGGGCCGTCGGGGCCCCGGCCTGGACAAGGCACGGCGCTTGCAGTATCGTGGTGGCCGCTCCGGAACCCGCACGCGATATCCAGACCCGGCGACAACCCGTCCGATACGCCGCGCGAACGCCCTGCGCGGCCTTGCCGATAGAATCTCCACGGGGAAGAACACCCACCGACCCAGGCCCGGCCGGCCACGGCCACGGGAGCGAAATGGACATCAAGGAACTGCAGGACAAGAACATCACCGAGCTGGTGGAGATCGCCAAGGGGCTGAACATCGAGGGCCTGAGCACCCTGCGCAAGTCCGAGCTGATCTTCAAGATCCTCGAGGGGCAGACCGAGAAGAACGGCCTGATCTACGCCGAGGGGGTGCTCCAGGTCCTGCAGGAGGGCTACGGGTTCCTGCGTTCCGCCAAGTACAACTACCTGCCCGGTCCGGACGACATCTACCTGTCCCCTTCGCAGATCAAGAAGTTCGACCTCAAGACCGGCGACACGGTCTCGGGCCAGGTGCGCCCGCCCAAGGACAACGAGCGCTACTTCGCGCTTCTCAAGGTGGAGTCCGTCAACTACGAGGACCCCGAGAAGGCGAAGAACATGACGCTCTTCGACAACCTCACGCCGCTGTACCCCGAGGAGATGCTGAACCTCGAATGCGCCAACGGGGACATCACGACGCGCCTGATCAACCTCATGGCGCCGATCGGCAAGGGCCAGCGCGGGCTGATCGTCTCGCCGCCACGGGCCGGCAAGACCATCATCCTGCAGAAGATCGCCAACGCCATCAGCGAGAACAACCCCAAGGTCGTGCTGATCGTGCTGCTGATCGACGAGCGGCCCGAGGAGGTCACCGACATGGCCCGCTCGGTCCGGGGCGAGGTCGTCAGCTCGACCTTCGACGAGCCGGCCGAGCGCCACGTGCAGGTCGCCAGCATGGTGCTCGCGAAGGCGCGGCGCCTGGTCGAGCACGGCCGCGACGTGGTGATCCTGCTGGACTCGATCACCCGCCTCGCGCGCGCCCACAACACCGTGGTGCCCCACTCCGGCAAGATCCTGTCCGGCGGCGTCGACTCCAACGCCCTGCAGAAGCCCAAGCGCTTCTTCGGCGCGGCGCGCAACATCGAGGAGGGCGGCTCGCTGACGATCATCGCCACGGCCCTGATCGAGACCGGCTCGCGCATGGACGAGGTGATCTTCGAGGAGTTCAAGGGCACCGGCAACATGGAGCTGGTCCTGGACCGCAAGATCGCCGAGAAGCGCGTGTACCCCGCGGTGGACATCTTCAAGTCCGGCACCCGCAAGGAGGACCTGCTGATCGACCGCAAGGACCTCAACAAGATCTGGGTGCTGCGCAAGTACCTCAGCGACTACAACCCGCACGAGGCGATGGAGTTCATGATCGACAAGCTCAGCAAAACCAAGACGAACGAGCAGTTCCTGGCGGCGATGAACACCTAACGCGATTGTCGGCAGCGTGTTGCGCCTGAAGCCGGCCGCCGTCGCCCGATCGCCCGCCCGGCGCCGATGCCGGACAAAAAATTTGCCCTTTCGGGGTCCCGGAGTTAATTATGGGGCTTGCCGGGGCCGAAACCAACGGTTGCGAAGGTGAGAGCAATGAAGAAGGACATCCATCCCAAGTACGTCGAGTGCGAGGTCAGCTGCCTCTGCGGCAACGTGGTCCACACCCGCTCGACGCTGCCGAAGATCAACGTGGAGATCTGCTCCAACTGCCACCCGTTCTTCACCGGCCAGCAGAAGATCGTCGACACCGCCGGACGCATCGAGCGCTTCAAGAAGCGGTACCAGGGCGTCTACGGCGACAAGCAGAACTAGCGGCGCGCAGCGGCGACAGCCGCCGCGCCGGACGCCCGGAGAGACGGGACCCGGGGACGATCGCCCGGGAGGATTCCGCGAGGGTGCTGGCGAAAGGGCCGGCACCCTCGTTCTTTGTGGGAGCCCCCGGCGGGGGCCGCGCTCCGCCCGGCGGGCGGAGCAGTCACCTGCAGCCATGCGAGGACGGAACCAGATGAACGGACAACCGGCCGCCGGGAGCGAGGCGCCCCGCGTTTGCGACCCCCGCGAGATGGACCTGGCCGTCGGCGGCCAGGCCGTGATCGAAGGCGTGATGATGCGCTCGCCGACGGCCATCGCCACGGCCGTCCGCACGCCCGACGGCAGGATCGTGGTGCGCAAGCAGCCCTTCCGCAGCGTGTTCCGCCGGTGGCGCTTCCTCAACGTCCCGGTGCTGCGCGGCGGCATCCACCTGATCGAGTCGATGGGGCTGGGCATCGGCGCGCTGATGTTCTCGGCCGACCAGGCCATGACCGAGGAGCGCGTCGAGACGAAGAAGGGCTTCAAGGACACG
The bacterium DNA segment above includes these coding regions:
- a CDS encoding sigma-70 family RNA polymerase sigma factor, which translates into the protein MNDDQLMTRIAAGEEADFRLLVERWERQVHAFHWRMTGSREEAEDLTQDTFLKVHAHAGSYRPEGRFQSWLFRIAGNLARSWARRRKIVGWVRFDIDVHDRAGHGPAPDAVVAGEQLRQRLQRALAGLPPRQREALVLRRYHDLSQRDIAAAMGTSEGAVESLLVRALDTLRRELAPEPGAG
- a CDS encoding zf-HC2 domain-containing protein: MNHIDTRLTAWLGGSLDRAAREEIEAHCAACEDCRRLLARSEAAWSALGELTAPAPDRPAWEGIAAALHPLRERSGARDWRRWSFPAAAAAALVCGVVLGDRLAGEPTGVAQILTQDIIAGTLLSEDAASDLDGLIATAWYDPAQGGTR
- a CDS encoding periplasmic heavy metal sensor, yielding MKRLLLLLLLVSLGLNVGLGLALRRVRDDASAAVAACRFRDDAGPGGGMRGEGHGQPPNRRFDPERHGRLQELRERMRPRVDGLRDEVETARLALREALNSPELDRAAILPLVRAMTAAQARLDSTVAEALVEDLGSMTAEERREFLKMLPWERGSRPPR
- a CDS encoding tetratricopeptide repeat protein, which codes for MTSKRILVSAGLVLLFALPGCRSAHVTSAILYIDQQMYQKAIDVLHEGLEYSPDEADAFFYLGEAHTKQAEENVRDNEFLAAKLNYTTAYDYYQKAKAMDPTLAERVQESLMYSYVLRNNDAKNEYQGQYYEAAEGQFRLAYACLPDSIAPIKNLARMKIQLATDSGENQELYTEALNLLDQVLAENPGAYELLSDKANVLGRLGRKDEAAAIYDQLLADHPDDAPLLIDIANLSKDQRQFERSADLLVRVVGIYESDDDVGNDEDVYFLVLQAAGLYSGIDVHRYATALDLYEKALRLESVPEEDTLLQKLQIHYKYGDDLDKEAAAETDPTRQAELQRQAREQFEKGVNTGNALVGQYFESVNGFFYLGLCHGKLGNEALMNENMATYRKLSGEN
- the rho gene encoding transcription termination factor Rho: MDIKELQDKNITELVEIAKGLNIEGLSTLRKSELIFKILEGQTEKNGLIYAEGVLQVLQEGYGFLRSAKYNYLPGPDDIYLSPSQIKKFDLKTGDTVSGQVRPPKDNERYFALLKVESVNYEDPEKAKNMTLFDNLTPLYPEEMLNLECANGDITTRLINLMAPIGKGQRGLIVSPPRAGKTIILQKIANAISENNPKVVLIVLLIDERPEEVTDMARSVRGEVVSSTFDEPAERHVQVASMVLAKARRLVEHGRDVVILLDSITRLARAHNTVVPHSGKILSGGVDSNALQKPKRFFGAARNIEEGGSLTIIATALIETGSRMDEVIFEEFKGTGNMELVLDRKIAEKRVYPAVDIFKSGTRKEDLLIDRKDLNKIWVLRKYLSDYNPHEAMEFMIDKLSKTKTNEQFLAAMNT
- the rpmE gene encoding 50S ribosomal protein L31, with protein sequence MKKDIHPKYVECEVSCLCGNVVHTRSTLPKINVEICSNCHPFFTGQQKIVDTAGRIERFKKRYQGVYGDKQN